In Massilia violaceinigra, one DNA window encodes the following:
- a CDS encoding ExbD/TolR family protein, translating to MSMNVGSPAAGADPEPMMEMNMTPLIDVMLVLIIMLIITIPKQNHSVNLNMPVGAPPPIVSTPPVVITVDVDFDGTILWNNEVVPDRAALEAKMNAVSAMPDADQPEVHLRPNKLVEYKYVAGVMATAQRLGVKKIGMVGNEQFQ from the coding sequence ATGAGTATGAATGTCGGTTCCCCCGCCGCCGGTGCGGATCCGGAACCAATGATGGAAATGAACATGACCCCCTTGATCGACGTTATGTTGGTCTTGATTATCATGTTGATCATCACGATTCCGAAACAGAACCACTCGGTCAACCTGAACATGCCTGTGGGCGCTCCGCCTCCAATCGTATCGACGCCGCCAGTGGTTATCACGGTGGACGTCGACTTCGATGGCACGATTTTGTGGAACAACGAGGTCGTCCCTGACCGCGCTGCCCTGGAAGCGAAGATGAACGCGGTGTCGGCTATGCCGGATGCGGATCAGCCGGAAGTGCACCTGCGTCCGAACAAGCTGGTCGAGTACAAGTATGTTGCCGGCGTCATGGCAACTGCCCAGCGTCTTGGCGTGAAAAAGATCGGTATGGTCGGTAACGAACAGTTCCAATAA
- a CDS encoding ExbD/TolR family protein has translation MSMSVGSDSGEEDAVMSEINTTPLVDIMLVLLIIFLITSPVVLKLQKIALPSETNQALKPKPTTVNIVVNKEGDMYWNQTRLNDTTELFEFLKKESVKLPQPEVHVRGDQQTRYEFIGKVIFTAQRAGIQKVGFITEPPDKTGGTR, from the coding sequence ATGTCCATGAGCGTCGGCTCCGATAGCGGAGAAGAAGATGCAGTCATGTCAGAAATCAACACGACGCCGCTTGTCGACATCATGTTGGTTCTGCTGATTATCTTCTTGATTACGAGCCCGGTGGTTCTGAAGCTGCAAAAGATCGCGTTACCTTCGGAAACCAACCAGGCATTGAAACCTAAGCCAACCACGGTGAACATCGTCGTCAATAAAGAAGGCGACATGTACTGGAATCAGACCCGTCTGAACGACACGACCGAGCTGTTCGAGTTCCTGAAAAAGGAATCCGTCAAGCTGCCGCAGCCTGAAGTGCACGTACGCGGCGATCAACAGACGCGTTACGAGTTCATCGGCAAGGTGATCTTCACGGCACAGCGTGCTGGGATTCAGAAGGTCGGCTTTATCACGGAACCACCAGATAAAACTGGCGGCACCCGCTAA
- a CDS encoding MotA/TolQ/ExbB proton channel family protein has product MFKNTRLSAALAAVLFSVTAATALVSAPAFADAPAPAAAPAADAAAPAAAPAPEAAAPAAPAAEAPAAPVVKEGEKEAVHNPYGIEALWAEGDFVSKGTLIILSLMSMGSWYILITKLIDQAKIFKQSKEAQAKFWKASSIAAGSATLKEGSPFRFIAETGTKATNHHDGALLEQIDLSTWVTMSIQRAVDKVQSRLQDGLSFLATVGSTAPFIGLFGTVWGIYNALTAIGMSGNASIDKVAGPVGEALIMTAFGLFVAVPAVLGYNWLVRRNKSAMEDVRSFSADVHSVLISGAMSTSEAGRAAGAKKIG; this is encoded by the coding sequence ATGTTTAAGAATACCCGTTTGTCCGCTGCACTGGCGGCTGTCCTGTTCTCGGTTACAGCAGCTACAGCGCTGGTCTCCGCACCAGCTTTCGCTGACGCTCCTGCTCCAGCGGCAGCCCCTGCGGCAGATGCAGCGGCTCCAGCTGCGGCACCAGCACCAGAAGCAGCTGCTCCAGCAGCGCCGGCAGCTGAAGCACCAGCAGCTCCAGTAGTCAAAGAAGGCGAAAAAGAAGCGGTTCATAACCCGTACGGTATCGAAGCACTGTGGGCAGAAGGCGACTTCGTCTCCAAAGGCACGCTGATCATCCTGTCGCTGATGTCCATGGGTTCGTGGTACATCCTGATCACCAAGCTGATCGACCAGGCCAAGATCTTCAAGCAATCGAAAGAAGCCCAGGCTAAGTTCTGGAAAGCATCGTCGATCGCAGCTGGTTCGGCTACCCTGAAAGAAGGCAGCCCATTCCGCTTCATCGCTGAAACCGGCACCAAGGCAACCAATCACCACGACGGCGCCCTGCTTGAGCAGATCGACCTGTCGACCTGGGTGACGATGTCGATCCAGCGCGCTGTTGACAAAGTTCAATCGCGTCTGCAAGACGGCCTGTCATTCCTGGCAACCGTTGGTTCGACCGCACCGTTTATCGGTCTGTTCGGTACGGTGTGGGGTATCTACAATGCACTGACCGCCATCGGTATGTCGGGTAACGCATCGATCGACAAGGTTGCAGGTCCAGTGGGTGAAGCGCTGATCATGACCGCGTTCGGTCTGTTCGTTGCGGTTCCTGCGGTTCTGGGTTACAACTGGCTGGTTCGTCGTAACAAGTCGGCTATGGAAGATGTCCGCTCGTTCAGCGCTGACGTTCACTCGGTCCTGATTTCGGGTGCCATGTCGACGAGCGAAGCTGGCCGTGCTGCCGGCGCTAAAAAGATCGGATAA
- a CDS encoding energy transducer TonB: MNFSHDKNPGKNFTGIAVVIAIHALVAWGIVSGLGTRMVTKMAEAVETKIVEEVKPPPPPDVPPPPPPPEMKAPPPPFIPPVEVNVQQPPPVQNTIATATNVKPTTTELPRPTTPAPPAPPAPANPNPVRVAAVADFNTCAKPEFPKASLRNEETGTVTLSFLIGVDGRVADSKIVKSSGFRDLDKAAQAGISKCKFKPTMVDGKPEQAWMQMQYVWTLD; the protein is encoded by the coding sequence ATGAATTTTTCGCATGATAAGAACCCCGGGAAGAATTTCACTGGCATTGCGGTCGTTATCGCTATTCACGCATTGGTGGCTTGGGGGATCGTAAGCGGTCTTGGCACCCGCATGGTCACGAAAATGGCTGAAGCAGTGGAAACCAAGATTGTCGAAGAGGTCAAACCTCCTCCACCGCCGGATGTTCCGCCACCGCCGCCGCCGCCTGAAATGAAGGCGCCTCCGCCTCCATTCATTCCGCCGGTCGAAGTGAACGTACAGCAGCCGCCACCGGTGCAGAACACGATCGCCACGGCGACCAATGTCAAGCCGACCACGACGGAACTGCCACGCCCGACAACCCCAGCGCCTCCCGCACCACCAGCGCCGGCTAATCCAAATCCAGTCCGCGTCGCAGCGGTCGCCGATTTCAACACTTGCGCAAAACCGGAGTTCCCAAAAGCTTCCTTGCGTAACGAAGAAACCGGCACGGTAACCTTGTCTTTCCTGATTGGTGTTGACGGTCGCGTCGCCGATTCGAAGATCGTGAAGTCGAGCGGCTTCCGCGATCTGGACAAAGCGGCGCAGGCCGGTATTAGTAAGTGCAAGTTCAAGCCAACCATGGTTGATGGCAAGCCGGAACAAGCGTGGATGCAAATGCAATACGTCTGGACGCTGGATTAA
- a CDS encoding SpoVR family protein: MPRDPKHPRALPEQSEWTFDLIEHAHEEIRRVAKKFGLDTYPNQLEIITAEQMMDAYTSVGMPVSYNHWSFGKHFLSTEKSYKRGQMGLAYEIVINSNPCIAYLMEENSLTMQALVIAHAAYGHNSFFKGNYLFRTWTDADAIVDYMVFAKNYIAECEQRHGIDAVELLLDSCHALQNYGVDRYKRPAKLSMAQENARQKEREEYAQSQVNALWRTVPRRDEEAADVVIPRFPPEPEENLLYFIEKYAPLLEPWQREMVRITRKISQYFYPQRQTQVMNEGWATFWHYTILQELYKEGIVGDGFMMEFLQSHTNVVYQPPATSQYYSGINPYALGFAMMSDIRRICEEPTQEDRDWFPAIAGTDWRVALDFAMRNFKDESFIAQYLSPKLIRDFHFFAVLDDDKNEKLTISAIHDERGYRYVRQQLAEQYNLGNREPNIQVWQVNTRDDRALTLRHTQFQRRPLNQHAQEVLKHVARLWGFDVHLDTVDPSGTILSSLECKREKRSRA, encoded by the coding sequence ATGCCAAGAGACCCCAAACACCCGCGCGCCCTGCCCGAACAGTCGGAATGGACCTTCGACCTGATCGAGCACGCGCACGAAGAAATCCGCCGTGTCGCCAAAAAATTCGGCCTCGACACCTACCCCAACCAGCTCGAAATCATCACCGCCGAGCAAATGATGGATGCCTACACCTCGGTCGGCATGCCGGTATCCTATAACCACTGGTCGTTCGGCAAGCATTTCCTGTCCACGGAAAAAAGCTACAAGCGCGGCCAGATGGGCCTGGCGTACGAGATCGTCATCAACTCGAACCCCTGCATCGCTTACCTGATGGAGGAAAACAGCCTGACCATGCAGGCGCTGGTGATTGCCCATGCTGCTTACGGGCATAATTCCTTCTTCAAAGGCAACTACCTGTTCCGCACCTGGACCGACGCCGACGCCATCGTCGACTATATGGTGTTTGCGAAGAACTACATCGCCGAGTGCGAACAGCGCCACGGCATCGATGCGGTCGAGCTGCTGCTCGATTCCTGCCATGCGCTGCAGAACTACGGCGTGGACCGCTACAAGCGCCCGGCCAAGCTCTCGATGGCACAGGAAAATGCGCGCCAGAAAGAACGCGAGGAATACGCCCAGTCCCAGGTCAACGCGCTGTGGCGCACGGTGCCGCGGCGCGACGAGGAAGCGGCCGATGTCGTGATCCCGCGCTTCCCGCCCGAGCCCGAAGAAAACCTGCTGTACTTCATCGAAAAGTACGCGCCCCTGCTCGAACCCTGGCAGCGCGAAATGGTGCGCATCACGCGCAAGATTTCGCAATACTTCTATCCGCAGCGCCAGACCCAGGTCATGAACGAAGGCTGGGCCACCTTCTGGCACTACACGATTTTGCAGGAACTATATAAAGAGGGCATCGTCGGCGATGGCTTCATGATGGAGTTCCTGCAAAGCCATACCAACGTCGTCTACCAGCCGCCCGCCACCAGCCAGTACTACAGCGGCATCAATCCGTATGCGCTCGGCTTCGCCATGATGAGCGATATCCGCCGCATCTGCGAAGAGCCGACCCAGGAAGACCGCGACTGGTTCCCGGCCATTGCCGGCACCGACTGGCGGGTCGCACTCGACTTTGCGATGCGAAATTTCAAGGATGAAAGTTTTATTGCCCAGTACCTCTCGCCGAAGCTGATCCGCGACTTCCACTTCTTCGCCGTGCTCGATGACGACAAGAACGAGAAACTGACCATCTCGGCCATCCACGACGAACGCGGCTACCGCTACGTGCGCCAGCAGCTGGCCGAGCAGTACAACCTGGGCAACCGCGAACCGAACATTCAGGTCTGGCAGGTCAACACGCGCGACGACCGGGCACTGACCTTGCGCCATACCCAGTTCCAGCGCCGCCCGCTCAACCAGCACGCCCAGGAAGTGCTCAAGCACGTGGCGCGCCTGTGGGGCTTCGACGTGCATCTGGACACCGTGGACCCCTCCGGAACCATCCTCAGCAGCCTCGAGTGCAAGCGCGAGAAGCGCAGCCGCGCCTGA
- a CDS encoding YeaH/YhbH family protein gives MTYLIDRRLQGKNKSAINRERFLRRYKSQIKDAVGRAIKGRSITDIENGEKVSIPVKDVNEPNFGHAHGGVWETINPGNKEYQKGDQFNRPKGGGGSGRGKAGNSDQQSEDDFIFELSREEFMNYFFEDLELPNMVKTQLTATTEFKNQRAGYNMSGTPSNIHVLRSLRGALGRRIAVGGSSRKAVLEAENELIALLEEGVPLDDLRVVELKRLIHHLHTKLLAIPFIDPFDLRYSNRIKVPKPMTQAVMFCIMDVSGSMDETRKDTAKRFFILLYLFLKRAYDKIEVVFIRHHTAASEVDEEEFFHSRESGGTVVSSALHLLTKVIGERYGSGEWNSYVAQASDGDNWDNDSVLCKQLLINTIMPSVQYYTYVEITDGPPQNLWEQYAEVSNHHANFAMQKIVTPADIYPVFRELFKKQPK, from the coding sequence TTGACTTATCTCATCGACCGACGCTTGCAAGGCAAGAACAAGTCAGCGATCAACCGAGAGCGCTTCCTACGGCGATACAAAAGCCAGATCAAGGACGCTGTCGGACGGGCCATCAAGGGCCGTTCGATCACCGATATTGAAAATGGCGAGAAGGTGTCGATTCCCGTCAAGGATGTGAACGAGCCGAACTTCGGCCACGCCCACGGCGGCGTGTGGGAAACCATCAACCCCGGCAACAAGGAATACCAGAAAGGCGACCAGTTCAACCGGCCCAAGGGCGGCGGCGGATCGGGACGCGGCAAGGCGGGCAACAGCGACCAGCAATCGGAAGACGACTTCATCTTCGAGCTCTCGCGCGAAGAATTCATGAATTACTTCTTCGAAGACCTGGAATTGCCGAACATGGTCAAGACGCAATTGACCGCCACCACGGAATTCAAGAACCAGCGCGCCGGCTACAATATGTCGGGCACGCCGTCCAACATCCACGTGCTGCGCTCGCTGCGCGGGGCGCTGGGGCGGCGCATCGCGGTCGGCGGCAGTTCGCGCAAGGCCGTGCTGGAAGCCGAGAATGAACTGATCGCACTGCTGGAAGAAGGCGTGCCGCTCGACGACCTGCGCGTGGTTGAACTGAAGCGCCTGATTCATCATCTGCACACCAAGCTGCTGGCGATTCCCTTCATCGACCCGTTCGACCTGCGCTACAGCAACCGCATCAAGGTGCCCAAGCCGATGACGCAAGCCGTGATGTTCTGCATCATGGACGTGTCGGGCTCGATGGACGAGACGCGCAAGGATACCGCCAAGCGCTTCTTCATCCTGCTGTACCTGTTCCTCAAACGCGCCTACGACAAGATCGAGGTGGTGTTCATCCGCCATCACACGGCCGCGTCCGAAGTGGACGAGGAAGAATTCTTCCATTCGCGCGAATCGGGCGGCACCGTGGTGTCCTCGGCGCTGCACCTGCTGACCAAGGTCATCGGCGAGCGCTACGGCAGCGGCGAGTGGAACAGCTACGTCGCCCAAGCGTCCGACGGCGACAACTGGGACAACGACTCGGTGCTGTGCAAGCAGCTGCTGATCAACACCATCATGCCGTCGGTCCAGTACTACACGTATGTGGAAATCACCGACGGCCCGCCGCAGAACCTGTGGGAGCAGTACGCCGAAGTGTCGAATCACCATGCGAACTTTGCGATGCAAAAAATTGTCACACCTGCCGACATTTATCCGGTCTTCCGTGAACTATTCAAGAAACAGCCAAAATAG
- a CDS encoding PrkA family serine protein kinase, translating to MTIFDNYAARYERTREEEYSLSEYLALCKKDKLTYASAPERMLAAIGEPTLVDTRNDTRLSRIFANKVIKIYPAFRDFYGTEEVIEQVVSYFRHAAQGLEERKQILYLLGPVGGGKSSIAEKLKVLMEQVPFYALKGSPVNESPLGLFNEEEDGVILEEDYGIPRRYLRTIPSPWAVKRLHEFNGDINQFRVVKRYPSVLKQIAISKTEPGDENNQDISSLVGKVDIRKLEDYAQDDPDAYSYSGGLCLANQGLMEFVEMFKAPIKVLHPLLTATQEGNYKGTEGFGAIPFDGIILAHSNESEWKTFRNNRNNEAFLDRIYIVKVPYCLRVSDEIKIYDKLIRNSSLEQAPCAPGTMKMMAQFAILSRLKDPENSSVFSKMLVYDGENLKDTDPKAKSMHEYVDYAGVDEGMNGLSTRFAFKILSKVFNFDNTEVAANPVHLLYVLEQQIEREQFPPETEQRYFSYIKEHLAQRYVEFIGKEIQTAYLESYSEYGQNIFDRYVTFADFWIQDQEFRDPDTGESFDRDSLNNELEKIEKPAGISNPKDFRNEIVNFGLRARATNGGKNPAWTSYEKFRTVIEKKMFSNTEELLPVISFNAKASAEDANKHADFVARMVEKGYTAKQVRLLCEWYLRVRKSS from the coding sequence ATGACCATTTTTGACAACTACGCAGCTCGCTACGAGCGTACCCGCGAAGAGGAATATTCCCTTTCTGAGTATCTGGCACTGTGCAAAAAGGACAAGCTCACCTATGCCAGCGCGCCGGAACGCATGCTGGCCGCGATCGGCGAGCCGACCCTGGTGGACACGCGCAACGACACGCGCCTGTCGCGCATCTTCGCCAACAAGGTGATCAAGATTTATCCGGCCTTCCGCGACTTCTACGGCACCGAGGAAGTCATCGAGCAGGTGGTGTCGTACTTCCGCCATGCCGCGCAGGGCTTGGAAGAACGCAAGCAAATCCTCTACCTGCTCGGCCCCGTCGGCGGCGGCAAGTCGTCGATCGCCGAAAAGCTCAAGGTGCTGATGGAACAGGTGCCTTTCTACGCGCTGAAAGGCTCGCCGGTGAACGAATCGCCGCTCGGCCTGTTCAACGAGGAAGAAGACGGCGTCATCCTGGAAGAGGATTACGGCATTCCGCGCCGCTACCTGCGCACCATTCCGAGCCCGTGGGCAGTCAAGCGCCTGCACGAATTCAATGGCGACATCAACCAGTTCCGCGTGGTCAAGCGCTATCCGTCGGTGCTCAAGCAGATCGCCATTTCCAAGACCGAGCCGGGCGACGAGAACAACCAGGATATTTCTTCGCTGGTCGGCAAGGTCGATATCCGCAAGCTCGAAGATTACGCCCAGGACGATCCGGATGCCTACAGCTACTCCGGCGGCCTGTGCCTGGCCAACCAGGGGCTGATGGAATTCGTCGAGATGTTCAAGGCACCGATCAAGGTGCTCCATCCCCTGCTGACGGCCACGCAGGAAGGCAATTACAAGGGCACCGAGGGCTTCGGCGCGATTCCGTTCGACGGCATCATCCTGGCGCACTCGAACGAATCGGAGTGGAAAACCTTCCGCAACAACCGCAATAACGAAGCGTTCCTCGACCGCATCTACATCGTCAAGGTACCGTACTGCCTGCGCGTGTCGGACGAGATCAAGATTTACGATAAGCTGATCCGCAACTCCTCGCTCGAGCAAGCCCCGTGCGCGCCGGGCACCATGAAAATGATGGCGCAGTTCGCGATCCTGTCGCGCCTGAAGGACCCGGAAAATTCGAGTGTGTTCTCCAAAATGCTGGTCTACGATGGCGAGAACCTCAAGGACACCGATCCGAAGGCCAAATCGATGCACGAGTATGTCGATTATGCCGGGGTGGACGAAGGCATGAACGGTTTGTCGACCCGCTTCGCGTTCAAGATTTTGTCGAAGGTCTTCAATTTCGACAATACCGAAGTGGCGGCCAATCCGGTGCACCTGCTGTATGTACTGGAGCAGCAGATCGAGCGCGAGCAGTTTCCGCCCGAAACCGAGCAGCGCTACTTCTCCTATATTAAGGAGCACCTGGCGCAGCGCTATGTCGAGTTCATCGGCAAGGAAATCCAGACCGCCTACCTGGAAAGCTACTCGGAATACGGCCAGAACATTTTCGACCGCTACGTGACCTTCGCCGACTTCTGGATCCAGGATCAGGAATTCCGCGATCCCGACACGGGCGAGAGTTTCGACCGCGATTCGCTCAACAACGAGCTGGAAAAGATCGAGAAGCCGGCCGGAATCAGCAATCCCAAGGATTTCCGCAACGAGATCGTGAACTTCGGATTGCGTGCCCGGGCCACCAATGGCGGCAAGAATCCGGCATGGACCAGCTATGAAAAGTTCCGCACCGTGATCGAGAAGAAGATGTTCTCGAATACCGAGGAACTGCTGCCGGTCATTTCGTTCAACGCCAAGGCCAGTGCCGAGGACGCGAACAAGCACGCCGACTTCGTGGCGCGCATGGTGGAAAAAGGTTATACCGCCAAGCAGGTGCGCCTGCTGTGCGAATGGTATCTGCGCGTGCGCAAGTCATCGTAA
- a CDS encoding adenosine deaminase, with translation MLNDQMRNIVQQMPKAELHIHIEGSLEPELIFALAQRNGVSLAYGSVDELRAAYAFSDLQSFLDIYYAGASVLLKEQDFYDMTMAYLVRSHADNVRHAEIFFDPQTHTARGVPFETVINGIWRACQDGPISATLIMCFLRHLSEDDAIATLEEALPFRDKIIGVGLDSSERGHPPEKFTRVFERCRQLGLRLVAHAGEEGPPAYIETALDVLNVERIDHGVRCLESPELTARLAKEQIALTVCPLSNIKLRVFGEMEAHNLVTLLDAGLVATVNSDDPAYFGGYMNDNFLAVFDALPLTAAHARQLARNSFTASFLAPEAKRAFLAEVDQFFASASAGNNAII, from the coding sequence ATGCTGAACGACCAGATGAGAAATATTGTGCAACAGATGCCCAAGGCCGAATTGCACATCCACATCGAAGGTTCGCTCGAACCGGAGCTTATTTTTGCGCTTGCGCAAAGAAACGGTGTGTCCCTGGCTTACGGCTCGGTGGACGAGTTGCGTGCCGCCTATGCCTTCAGCGACCTGCAATCCTTCCTCGACATCTATTATGCGGGCGCCAGCGTCTTGCTCAAGGAGCAGGACTTCTACGATATGACCATGGCTTACCTGGTGCGTTCCCACGCCGACAACGTGCGCCATGCCGAAATCTTCTTCGACCCGCAAACCCACACCGCGCGCGGCGTGCCGTTCGAGACGGTGATCAACGGCATCTGGCGCGCCTGCCAGGACGGCCCCATCAGTGCGACCCTGATCATGTGTTTCCTGCGCCACCTGAGCGAAGACGACGCCATCGCCACCTTGGAAGAAGCCTTGCCCTTCCGCGACAAGATCATCGGCGTCGGCCTCGACTCGTCCGAGCGTGGCCATCCGCCGGAAAAATTCACCCGCGTGTTCGAGCGCTGCCGCCAGCTCGGCCTGCGCCTGGTGGCCCACGCCGGCGAAGAAGGTCCGCCGGCCTACATCGAAACCGCGCTCGACGTGCTCAATGTCGAGCGTATCGACCACGGCGTGCGCTGCCTCGAGAGCCCGGAATTGACCGCGCGCCTGGCAAAAGAGCAGATCGCGCTGACCGTCTGCCCGCTGTCGAACATCAAGCTGCGCGTGTTCGGCGAGATGGAAGCGCATAATCTCGTGACCCTGCTCGACGCCGGCCTGGTGGCCACCGTCAATTCGGACGACCCGGCTTACTTCGGCGGCTACATGAACGATAACTTCCTGGCCGTGTTCGACGCCTTGCCGCTCACCGCCGCCCACGCGCGCCAGCTGGCCCGCAACAGCTTCACTGCCTCCTTCCTGGCGCCGGAAGCGAAGCGCGCCTTCCTCGCCGAAGTCGACCAGTTTTTTGCCAGCGCCAGTGCCGGCAACAACGCCATCATCTAA
- a CDS encoding ABC transporter permease gives MTARDWRAGELRFLLIALIIAVSALSSVGFFIDRMRSGLNRDAHQLLGADLLVNADQPLDPAWRAEAVKRGLVLADTVTFPSMAQAGEGDQSVSQLAAIKAVSPGYPLRGQLRITTSLDQASAALGDKTDTTPAAGTVWVDPNILTALKAGVGSRIRVGDKEFTIAQLIASEPDRGPSFANFSPRVMLSLADLAATNLIDNGSRVTYRLQVSAPSNNDTKSVKAFEEWITARIDADKVRGVRVESLENGRPEMRATLDRADRFLSLVGLLSAMLAAVAVAMAARRFMLRHLDACAMLRCLGLTQNQVTMLYLIEFALVGLVGSALGVLVGFGGHYVLMQLIGSMLSTDLPPVSFLPALQGIATGMLLLVGFALPPVLQLRNVPHNRVIRREQAAPKPMALATYGLGLIVFVGLMLWQAGDVTLALSTAAGFLGGFAVFALVAWGGLAFLKTLRGAIDSQSWRFAVTSLQRRPGATIVQVVSLALGLMALLLLTVVRGDLMTAWRSATPPDAPNRFIINILPDQKNDVAQRIAAAKVSEAQLFPMIRGRLTAVNDKPITAASYDNDNARRLAEREFNLSTTIDMPASNQIVAGQWYKDAPGVAEASVEQGIAKTLGLKLGDSMRFDVGGTVVDAKVTSLRKLEWGSMRANFFVIINPAAMEKTSQTFMTAFHLPPAQSGFTNALTRDYPNLTVIDVSGIIRQLQEVLDQVVTAVEFLFMFTLASGVLVLYAALMGSQDERTRESGLLRALGATRKQLSRAQWIEFSLVGGLAGLLAASGAAALGWALATYQFKFPWTFSPMVWLAGLVVGALCAIIGGWLGLRNVLRQPPLQTLRGT, from the coding sequence ATGACCGCGCGCGACTGGCGCGCCGGTGAACTGCGCTTCCTGCTGATCGCCCTGATCATCGCCGTCTCGGCGCTGTCGTCGGTGGGTTTTTTCATCGACCGCATGCGCAGCGGCCTCAATCGCGATGCGCACCAGCTGCTCGGCGCCGACCTGCTGGTCAATGCCGACCAGCCGCTCGATCCCGCCTGGCGCGCCGAAGCCGTCAAGCGCGGCCTGGTGCTGGCCGATACGGTGACCTTCCCCAGCATGGCGCAGGCGGGCGAGGGCGATCAGTCGGTCTCGCAGCTGGCGGCGATCAAGGCCGTCTCGCCCGGCTATCCGCTGCGCGGCCAGCTGCGCATCACCACCAGCCTGGATCAAGCCAGCGCCGCGCTGGGCGACAAGACCGACACCACGCCCGCAGCGGGCACGGTGTGGGTCGACCCGAATATTCTCACCGCGCTCAAGGCCGGCGTCGGCAGCCGCATTCGCGTGGGCGACAAGGAATTCACGATCGCCCAGCTGATCGCCTCGGAACCGGACCGCGGCCCCTCGTTCGCCAATTTTTCGCCGCGCGTGATGCTGTCCCTGGCCGACCTTGCGGCGACGAACCTGATCGACAACGGTTCGCGCGTCACCTACCGCCTGCAGGTGAGCGCCCCATCGAACAACGACACCAAGAGCGTCAAGGCATTCGAAGAATGGATCACGGCGCGCATCGACGCCGACAAGGTGCGCGGCGTACGCGTCGAATCGCTCGAAAACGGCCGCCCCGAAATGCGCGCCACGCTCGACCGCGCCGACCGCTTCCTGTCGCTGGTCGGCCTGCTCTCGGCCATGCTGGCGGCGGTCGCCGTGGCCATGGCCGCGCGCCGCTTCATGCTGCGCCACCTGGACGCCTGCGCCATGCTGCGCTGCCTCGGCCTGACGCAAAACCAGGTCACCATGCTGTACCTGATCGAATTCGCCCTGGTCGGCCTGGTCGGCAGCGCGCTCGGGGTGCTGGTCGGCTTCGGCGGCCACTACGTGCTGATGCAGCTGATCGGGTCCATGCTCAGCACCGACCTGCCGCCGGTCTCCTTCCTGCCCGCCCTGCAGGGCATCGCCACCGGCATGCTGCTGCTGGTCGGCTTCGCGCTGCCGCCGGTTCTGCAATTGCGCAATGTGCCGCACAACCGCGTGATCCGGCGCGAACAGGCCGCGCCCAAGCCGATGGCGCTGGCCACGTACGGCCTGGGCCTGATCGTGTTCGTCGGCCTGATGCTGTGGCAGGCGGGCGACGTCACCCTGGCGCTGTCCACGGCGGCGGGCTTTCTGGGCGGCTTTGCCGTCTTCGCGCTGGTGGCGTGGGGCGGCCTGGCGTTTCTGAAGACGCTGCGCGGCGCGATCGACAGCCAGAGCTGGCGCTTCGCCGTCACCTCGCTGCAGCGCCGCCCGGGCGCCACCATCGTGCAGGTGGTCTCGCTCGCGCTCGGCCTGATGGCCTTGCTGCTGCTGACCGTGGTGCGCGGCGACCTGATGACGGCCTGGCGCAGCGCCACGCCGCCGGACGCGCCGAACCGCTTCATCATCAACATCCTGCCCGACCAGAAAAACGACGTGGCCCAGCGCATCGCCGCCGCCAAGGTCAGCGAAGCGCAGCTGTTCCCGATGATCCGCGGGCGCCTGACCGCCGTCAACGACAAGCCGATCACCGCCGCCAGCTACGACAACGACAATGCGCGCCGCCTGGCCGAGCGCGAATTCAACCTCTCGACCACGATCGACATGCCGGCCTCGAACCAGATCGTGGCCGGCCAGTGGTACAAGGATGCGCCGGGCGTGGCCGAAGCCTCGGTCGAGCAGGGCATCGCCAAGACGCTGGGCCTGAAACTGGGCGACAGCATGCGCTTCGACGTCGGCGGCACCGTGGTCGACGCCAAGGTGACCAGCCTGCGCAAGCTGGAATGGGGCTCGATGCGGGCGAATTTTTTCGTCATCATCAACCCGGCCGCGATGGAGAAAACCTCGCAAACCTTCATGACGGCCTTCCACCTGCCGCCGGCGCAAAGCGGATTCACCAACGCCCTGACGCGCGATTACCCGAACCTGACGGTGATCGACGTGAGCGGCATCATCCGCCAGTTGCAGGAAGTGCTGGACCAGGTGGTGACCGCGGTCGAATTCCTGTTCATGTTCACCCTGGCCTCCGGGGTGCTGGTGCTGTACGCGGCCCTGATGGGTTCGCAGGACGAGCGCACCCGCGAGTCCGGCCTGCTGCGCGCGCTGGGCGCCACCCGCAAGCAGCTCTCGCGCGCGCAGTGGATCGAGTTCTCGCTGGTGGGCGGACTGGCCGGTCTGCTGGCCGCGTCGGGCGCGGCCGCGCTGGGCTGGGCGCTGGCCACCTATCAGTTCAAGTTCCCTTGGACCTTCAGTCCGATGGTGTGGCTGGCCGGTCTGGTGGTGGGCGCACTGTGCGCCATCATCGGCGGCTGGCTCGGGCTGCGCAATGTGCTGCGCCAGCCGCCCTTGCAGACCTTGCGCGGCACCTAG